From Staphylococcus sp. M0911, a single genomic window includes:
- a CDS encoding alpha-glucoside-specific PTS transporter subunit IIBC codes for MNAIKRFGSAMIVPVLMFAFFGIVLGFATLFKNPTIMGGLADQHTFWFKFWSVIESGGWVIFNHMEIVFVVGLPLSLAKKAPGHAALAALMGYLMFNTFINAILTQWPHTFGANLEKGVENVTGLKAIAGIETLDTNILGGIIISGIITWIHNRYYSKRLPEMLGVFQGLTFVVTISFFVMLPVAAITCVVWPTVQHGIASVQHFIIGSGYVGVWLYHFLERVLIPTGLHHFIYAPIEVGPVVVNHGLKAEWLQHLNQFAESSKPLKEQFPYGFMLQGNGKVFGCLGIALAMYSTTPKENRKKVAALLIPATLTAVVAGITEPLEFTFLFIAPYLFVLHALLAATMDTIMYGFGLVGNMGGGVLDFLATNWIPLGKEHWMTYVIQVVIGLIFVGIYYVLFRFLILKFDIPLPGRRKNEEEVKLFSKQDYKEKKGEGKASKSQSTGNEYDDKAAYYLEGLGGKENIKDVTNCTTRLRLTVNDENKVEDSSYFTHNQMAHGLVKSGKSVQVVVGMSVPQVREAFEHLVYDNDGK; via the coding sequence ATGAATGCAATCAAACGTTTTGGTAGTGCAATGATTGTACCTGTCTTGATGTTTGCTTTCTTTGGGATTGTACTGGGGTTTGCAACATTATTCAAAAATCCAACTATTATGGGTGGTTTAGCAGACCAACATACATTTTGGTTTAAATTTTGGTCAGTGATAGAGTCTGGTGGTTGGGTTATATTTAACCACATGGAAATTGTATTTGTAGTAGGGTTGCCACTATCTTTAGCTAAAAAAGCACCAGGCCACGCAGCACTAGCTGCATTAATGGGCTATTTAATGTTTAATACATTTATTAATGCGATATTAACACAATGGCCACATACATTTGGTGCCAATTTAGAAAAAGGTGTTGAAAATGTTACTGGCCTAAAAGCAATTGCTGGTATAGAAACATTAGATACCAATATTTTAGGTGGAATTATTATTTCAGGGATTATTACATGGATTCATAATCGTTATTATAGTAAACGTCTCCCAGAAATGTTAGGCGTATTCCAAGGATTAACATTTGTAGTGACGATTTCGTTCTTTGTGATGTTACCTGTCGCGGCAATTACTTGTGTGGTATGGCCTACAGTTCAACATGGTATTGCGTCAGTACAACACTTTATTATCGGATCAGGATATGTAGGTGTGTGGTTATATCATTTCTTAGAAAGAGTATTGATTCCAACCGGTTTACATCATTTCATTTATGCACCTATTGAAGTGGGCCCTGTCGTTGTCAATCATGGACTTAAAGCGGAATGGTTGCAACATTTAAATCAATTTGCAGAGAGTAGTAAGCCATTAAAAGAACAATTCCCGTACGGATTTATGTTACAAGGTAACGGAAAAGTATTCGGTTGTTTAGGTATTGCATTGGCAATGTATTCCACAACACCAAAAGAGAATCGAAAAAAAGTGGCTGCATTATTAATACCGGCAACACTTACAGCTGTAGTCGCAGGTATTACAGAACCATTAGAATTTACATTCTTATTTATTGCACCATATTTATTCGTATTGCACGCATTACTTGCAGCAACAATGGATACAATCATGTATGGTTTTGGATTAGTAGGTAACATGGGCGGTGGTGTTTTAGACTTCTTAGCTACAAACTGGATACCACTTGGTAAAGAACATTGGATGACATATGTGATTCAAGTGGTTATTGGTTTAATATTTGTAGGTATTTATTATGTATTATTTAGATTTTTAATATTGAAATTTGATATTCCGTTACCAGGTCGTCGTAAAAATGAAGAAGAAGTTAAACTATTCTCTAAACAAGATTACAAAGAGAAAAAAGGCGAAGGCAAGGCATCAAAGTCTCAATCAACTGGAAATGAATATGATGATAAAGCAGCTTATTATTTAGAAGGTCTAGGCGGTAAAGAGAATATTAAAGATGTTACAAATTGTACTACTCGTTTACGATTAACAGTTAATGATGAAAACAAAGTAGAAGACAGTAGTTATTTCACACATAATCAAATGGCACATGGTCTAGTTAAAAGTGGGAAAAGTGTACAAGTCGTAGTCGGTATGTCTGTACCACAAGTGAGAGAAGCATTTGAACACTTAGTATATGATAACGACGGAAAATAA